Sequence from the Corallococcus soli genome:
TGGCGGAGAACCTGCTGTTCATGCGCCACCTGGAGCTCAACGGCCGGCTGCGGCGGCTGCTCTCCATCTTCAAGCTGCGTGACGCGGACTACGACCCGACGCTGCGTGAGTTCCTCATCACGCCCCAGGGCATCGAGGTCCAGCCTCCGTTCCAGCCGTCGCCGGAGCTGCTGCTCACCGGCATCGCCCGCTTCCCGGGCAACCACTCCTGAACCCCAGAGGCTCCGTGGCTCCCGCGACCGAGACCGTGCTGGTGGTGGATGACGAACAGGGCATCCTGGAGGCGCTCGCCGACCTCTTGAGGGAAGAGGGCTACCGCGTGCTGACGGCGTCCCATGGCCGCGAGGCCCTGGAGCGCATGGCGGAGGTGAAGCCGGACCTGGTGCTCACCGACTGGATGATGCCCGTGCTGGACGGGCCCGCGCTCATCGAGCGCATCCGGCAGGACCCGGCGCTGCGCCACGTCGCGGTGCTGGGCATGAGCGCCGTGGACACCAATGGCCTGAGGCGCCAGCACCCCGGCATGGATTTCCTCCAGAAGCCCTTCGACATCCGCGCCCTGATGAAGCAGGTGCGCAAGTCCCTGGACGCCCCCCGCGTCCAGGAAGGCTGAACGTCCCAGCCGCGCGCCCGGAGGTCCGCCATGTTCCACCTGCTCAAGCTGGGTCCCGTGCCCCTCTCCCTGGGCACCACCGGGGTGTACCTGCGCATCGGCGAGTCGGGCGACCCGTCCGCCCCCGTCTT
This genomic interval carries:
- a CDS encoding response regulator; this encodes MAPATETVLVVDDEQGILEALADLLREEGYRVLTASHGREALERMAEVKPDLVLTDWMMPVLDGPALIERIRQDPALRHVAVLGMSAVDTNGLRRQHPGMDFLQKPFDIRALMKQVRKSLDAPRVQEG